Part of the Falco naumanni isolate bFalNau1 chromosome 3, bFalNau1.pat, whole genome shotgun sequence genome is shown below.
CGAGACACCGACAACTTCCCAGCCGGATCCTCCCAATGGTCAGGGTGGCAaacccttcccagccccctggggCAGGCTCCCACCCCACCTCTGCCGGCACGCACCCTTGTGCAGGACGGCGTTCGCGGGCTTGTTCCCAGCCAGGGACTCTTTGGAGAGATGCTGGTGGCTCTCGGCAAGGCACTCCACTTCAGCCAGACGGGCGTTCAATGCCATGGCCGGGTGATTGGGGTCTTGGGTCATGTTGAGGTACGCAGCCCTCCGCAGCTGCTCCTCGATCACCAGGGCCTGCTCCAGCAACTGGGAggtgcaggaggggaagggTTCAGGACCAGACCCTGCTCCAGTGTAAACCAGCACCGCTCCGCAGGCTCCAGCTGCCCATGTGGTTCTCACCAAACGAGCCTCTGCCCTACCgtgctccccaccagcctcaCACCCAAACACTCCTGGGAGAACAGGCTTAGCCCTTCTGATTTCTTATCTGCAGACACCAAGCGTCCCAGAAAGGGATCTGGGCAGCAACTCTACAGCACCGCACATGTTGGGAGTGGGCAGAGCACCCAGCCCACTCACAGAGaggagcccagggcagccggtCCCATCCCTTGCACCCCACCACAGAGCCGGCGAGCTCCCCGGGactgagctcctgctgctgggtgcctgCTCTCCTCCGGCGACTGTGAGCCCCTTGCAAAGCCCACAGCACTCCCCGCCCTGCGCCCAGAAGGTGCTGGTGGGCTGCCCCCCAGCTTTGGGGTGCCACTCTGGTCCCCCCCGCTGGTAAGGACTCACCAGCCCTGGACCTGCAACTCGCCTTGAACCGCCGGGCAAGGAACTTGTTCTTCATCTCGAGGTAGTTCCCCTTATGTATCTCCGACTTAAACGGCTCATTCAGGATCACGTAGCGTGGGTCGTTCTGGATGTCCTGCCAGCGGGCATAGCCGTGACTGATGCAGAGGGAGCGTCAAGGGAAGGGCTGGCCAGCCGACAGCATGCCCACCGCCCTGCAGCCACACCATGTCACCAAACCCCCACCCTGCTCATCACTGCACCCTGACCCCAGCACCCGCACCCGGCCGAGGCTCCCCCATCCCCTGCTGCCCGACGGCAGGAGGCACGCTCCCACCAACTCAAAGGGTACGTGACAATTCCTGCCAACAGCCAGTAGTCGTGACGGCGGTGCCAGATGTCATAGATCTTGCCAGAGGAGATGGCAGCCCTTTCCTCATTCTGCCACAGCGTGTGCAGCTCTGTGGAAGCAGAAGCGAGACAGCCCGGTCAGGCagcggggctgctggggacatCACCCAGCGCACCGGGCAGGTCGAGCGGTGAAATCTCCTGGGCGGCcgcaggcacagcacaaaaccaaGACAGCCTGCGGCGAGGTGAAGCACCGTCCTGTCTGCAGCCTTTTCACATGGCTCACATTGCTTGCACGGCTGTAGAGCTTCTGCACAGaagctctgcaggagcagctgatgcCTCGTCTCTTGCTCTTACCTGTAAAGCCACCGTCAGCGATGTTGAACATGAATCGGAAGTTCATGTTTCTGTCATCCTTCTTgccatcctcctcttcctctttgtCACCATTTTGCTGAGTGTCACTTtgctccttctcctctgccttggCGTCCTCTGCTTggcaaacacaaaaaattgtACCTGTCTAACCATTCTCCACCAAAAGACCGACTGGCACCCTCCTTGCCCCATCAGCTGCCAGAGGAACTCCCCACTAAAGTTACTGCTGGAAAAGCCATCAGTCTGCACCCTGCTCCACCACAGGTCCTACTGCTCGCACGGCAAGCACACAGCACCCACCCTACTGGGGTCTTGTTTCCGCTCATGGCTCTCACGCTTCGCCAGAAGGCgagcaccagctgctgcaggtgctgaggGCTGTGCTCACCATCACCCCATGGACCTGCTCCTTCGCCTCTGCAACAGGCACCTGCCTTGTTTTGGAGACCCTTCTTGCCCCAAAGCCTCCTTGCATCTCACCTGGTTTGACTTCTTTGTCCTCCCCTTTTCCTGGGCTGCTGTTCAACTCCAGCTTTTCCAGaggcttctctttctcttgAATCCCCTCAtctgaggaaaggaagaggactGTACGAAAAGCCTGACATGCAAAATGCTctttggggaagagcagcttgTCTGGAGAGACTTCCCCTTTTAGCGTAAAGTGATTATATAGTTTGTTTGTTCAAGGCATTCAGAaaacttcaaacaaaatattcttctgcattttatcaAGAAAATTTGTTCAGTTTTCCCTCTTCCTTGAGACATCTGGAGGAACACACTGCTAGGAACAGAAAATGCCCCCCCACAGTGAGCATTTCTCGTGATTTACAACCTGGTAATGTTGTTGTCTCAGGAATTTCTGCAGGACCTTGTGACATGCAGGTTTCCCGCAGTGATATGGAGAAGGACCCAAGCAAGGTGCAAAGCACTGGAGCCACCCACCAGAGGGAAAGTCCACCCGTTGGGAGCACCAACGCATCCAACACAGAAGGGATGCACACCCTGGTCTCCACgcagcttcagctgcagaactgctccagcacagaCCGGTGCCGTCGCTGGGTGCCACAGCCCCGCAGGAGTCCCAGCCGCGCTGAGGGGAGCCCGAGCGCAGGGATGGCACCCACCCAAGCCACAGACACTCACCTTTCACCAGCGGCTCGGGAGAAGGCTCAACCTTTTCACTCTCCTCCTGATGCTCTTCCCTCGGTCTTTCCTTGCTGTCGCAGCTTTCTAAGTGCTCTTCGCTTTCCACCTTCTCAGCACTCACAGGCACCTTAACATGAAGCGCCCACACCAGATGAGGCCAGCCTTGCGCCTTCCCCAGCGAGCGCTCTGAGTTTCTGGGAGACCACAAGAAGCCCtcccagaggagatgctgggagAAGCCACCCTACCTGGCCATCAGACACCTTCCTGGACTTCTGCTCCACTTGatccttttcctcctggaaCCCCAGCTGCGTTTCTATTTTGTCtgtagcagcagcaaagcaaggaagCAATCGAATGGGGCCCCAGAGAGCCGTGCACGCTGCCGAGGTAGGCAGACACCTGCACGACCTTCTGGTGGCTTCTCAAGCCAGACCAAAGCCACGATGCCCAGGCAGCCTGCCGGCACACCTACCAGCAAAAGCCACAGGTCCCATATGCATatgtgctgggctggctgggatGGGGGTGTTGGGATCTGAAGACACAATCTCACTGGATTTCTTGCTCTCCGGGCCCTCGAGAATGAGATCTGGGGTGCTGTACTTGCCATTGACATGCTCAAACTCCTGGACCTGGGGCAGACGCACAGCATCAAGCCAAACACAGCAGAGACATTCCCAGCCCACTGCTGCAGAGCCGGCACGTTCAGGCTGCTTCACCCGCCGACTGACAAAGCGGCAGGATCGCtgcaccccccccaccccccaccccccgccaggcACAGTCGACACTACAGCTCTGAGACCCAACAACTCTCCTGCATGATTCCTCTTTTTTGCCAGCCAGCCTGTTAAATACTGGCTCATCCTACATCCCTACCGGGGAAAAAAGCGGCAGGGTTTGAAAGGCAGTTTGCATTACCGTCACCTATACATTTATGGTAAACCTGGGAGATTCAGCAGGGGAACCCTGGCGAGAGGCACTCAGCAGCCAGTGAAACCCACGGGTCTCCAGAACACACCTGAAATGGCACATATGAAATTTTACTCACCCACCTTCTTCCTTACTAGTGACATGACTCCAATCCGAGTCAGCACGTGCTGGCGGGACAGCCCTTCCCGGGGAACGCCATCCGCAAAGGTTTCAGCACCGTCTGCTCCGGGTTCACACAAATGTCTCATGAAGAGAGAGACATACGCCCTGTGGAAGGAAAGCCAGAGCTTGGTCCCGTTGGCACGGACCGTCTGCTGAGCCGAGGACCCACAGCGCCTGCTCTCAGCCGCGGGCGAGGGCAGAGCCTCACACCCAGGCTGAGATTCAGCCTGTCGTAAAGAGAATGAGAGCAGCCCTCTCCGAGGAAACAGGTGTTGCCTCCCCAAAAAGAAACCACGGTGGGGACGTGCGGGTGCTTGGGCTACTGCTGGGCAGCCGGCTGTGTCacagcacagcctctgcccGGCCCTGGGAAGCACGGCAGAGACAGTGACGTGGCAAGACAACACAGTGATCAGAGCTCATCCCAAACCATCAGCCAGAGCCCAGGACAGACCTCGCCCCACCTGCCTGGCACCCCCCGCACCTGAACTCCTTCTCGCTCTTCCCTCGCAGGTCCCGAACCAGCCAGTGAGAGTTGAAGGCGTCCTGGGGCGGCATGCCCCAGCGCATGATAGCGTTCAGGAAAGCCTTGCGCTGGCGGGCGTTGAAGCCGAGAACCTGCGGGGAGTGGAGGCGTTGCTGGGATCACAACACACCCTCGGAAGTGTGTGGCACCTCAGAGCCTTGCGGCTGCTGGACCAGGACTAATGCGCCAGCAACTCGGTACGGAGCAGCCCAGCCCACGAGCCCAGCGCAGCCCTGGCACAACTGCACTGGTCGTGCTGATGCTCACCTCGATATTCCCCCCGACTCTTGCCAACAAAGGAGGGAGAGGCTTGTCCCTGTCACTCTTCAGCTGTCTCCGGGATTGTCTTCTGCCACCTAGAGTCAAGCAGCCTCAGTGATGGGTGGGCCCAGGAGCAAGGAAGGGTGCCCGAAGTCCTCCCGCACCCCCAGCTTCCTGCGCTCCCAACCGATGGGAGCGAGAtctgggcagagcagcagcccaggctgcagcagtcCCTTCCACCTGTCCCATTGGccttccccagctggggctCTTTTCTGCGCTTTCCAAGCAAGGGGGTACCACGCCTGTCCTCCCTGCGGTCCCCAACCTTCCACCATGAGGACCAGATCAAGGTCCTGCAGCGGCCAGCAAAGGAAACAGCCGGCTGCACTCCCTGCCCTAGGAATCTCCTCACCTGGCAGGCAAGCAGGGATAGCTCCCCCTCAATGGAGGCCCAGAAGCACACCAGTCCCTCCAACCCAGATGTTTCTGCTGCACCTGAGTGCCCAGGGCTCCCTGCAGAGCAACATCCCGTGGAGGACCAAATGCATTAACTCACTCTGACCTTCTGGCCTCTCTTCAAAGTCTTCATCCTCATCCTCGGAGCCAATGGAGTACTCCGACTGGTTGTCAGAGAGCTCATCCTGCCACTCTGCAGAGCACAAGGGAGGTCAGGTTAGGAGACCTCCCAGGCAGTGGGATCCTGCCCAGGAGGGACACACAGGACAGGTAAGAGCCTGCCTGCAGGTGTAACAGGCAGCGCAAGAGGAGGATACAACAAGCAAGAAATCACAGTCTCAGGTTTTCCAAAATCAGTATACAGGAAAAACCCAGCTTGAAATATCCCACCCGCAGACACATCTTTCCTACATTCTTCCAGCAAAACAAGAGtttacagacacaaaaaaaaaaaaaaaaaaaaaaaaaaaaaaaaaaaaagtcttggaaGAATTTCTGTCCCGGGAAGTTTAAGAATCTGGGAAGTACAGAGCCACACAGCCTACCAAACTGCAGAGGAACACCAGTGACTTGGCCAACCCATCCATCGGGGAACCTGCCTGTGCGGCTTTTCAGAgccagcctgcagggctgctgcccgCCCACGAGCCCCGCCAGGAGCTGAATGGCCACAGCCGTACCTTGGTCCTCCTGCGAGGCATCGTTGTAGTTGACCTGCTTGCGGATTCTCTTTCCCTTGCCCAAGTTCCTGGCCAggtcttcctgctgctgctcataGTGGTGCCGCAGCAGCTTCTCCCAGTAGTCAGGGTCCACGTTCTCCTCTTGCTTGATGATCTCACgttccacctcctcctgcaaaGCAAGAGACCAGGAGCTCGAGACCAGGCAGCCCCAGACCTGCCCACATTACCCCACTGCCTGTCCTCTAACAGCACtccagggagagagggagggcaCCGAGCCACTGGGATGGAACTGGGCTCCTGGGGCACTGCCCAAACCTACTGACCTCGGTGCAAGGTTGTCAAAGGGCTGCGACAACCTCCCCCCCAAGAAAGAGCTCCGCAAACATTGCCATCCATCCTGCCCACAGCACCCGCGCTCACATAGAGGGAGAGACCACAGATCTGCAGAGACCTCCCAGaacagcagcctgctcctgcgcGGCTACTGGGCAGGCGAACGACAGCAGCGCGGTTGCAAGCAGCATCGCGCCTGCTCCCAGTCTGCCAGGGAAGGGCCCTCCGCAGGACAGAAGGTGCCACGGACGCTTCGATCGAAACGGGGTCCTGGGCCAGCAGGGACAGAGCCTGGCTTGCACCATCGGCCACACAGGACCAAGACAAGCGGGCTCCCTCTCGGTCCCCTGGGCCCCCAAAATCTGGAGCCACctacagcagccacagctggcaCGCGGGGAGGAGAGCCACAGACACTCGCCAGAACAGAAGAGGGAGCGGAAGAAACACAGAGGGACATACAAAGAGGTGCGATTGTAAGACATGATACTAATCACATTACCACACCGTCCTCTTCTCTCACAACATACTGGGCCACTTTAAAGGAGCTGAGATACTCGTTCATGTTCTGCAGCTCCGTGTCATCAGTTGCATCCTGGTTTCGGTCCAAAAGCTTAGAGATGGCAGCGTCGTCATAGTGGATCACGCTGCTGTCATCCACGTCCTTATTGTCACCTGGAAAGCAAAGCGAGGGGATTGGAAACACAAATCACCATGATGGTAACAGCCTGCTCCCAGAGCCAGGGAGCTCAGGCAGGGCACAGGGCCAGGGAAGGGGACGGGTCACCCCAGCAAGGGGGGCTACACACCTGGTGGGGTGCcaccatgcttttttttcatgccaGGAGTCACTGCACCCCCTTTGGTGGAGAGAGTGTCAGAGAAAGCGGTGACAGCGTCAGGCATGGCGATCCGCTGTCCCTGAGACACCATGCCTGCGGGTGTACGAAGAGGAGAATGAGCcccagcagctgaggcaggccccccccccccacgcaGAGCATCCCCAGCACCTTCCTGATCTCACCTTCCACATCATCCTTGAAGAGCTCTTCTGTCCCAAACTTGAGGATGTCATCCAGCTCTTGCTTGGTCATGGAGCCTGACTTGGAGCCAAGCCCTGGGCGGACCACGAGATGGGTGAGCATCATCTTCCTTTTGGCCACCTGGGTGATGCGCTCTTCGACGGAGGCTCTGGTCACAAATCGGTAGATCATCACCTTCTTGTTCTGCCCGATGCGGTGAGCTCTGCTGAATGCCTGCAAGCAGAGAATGAAGCTGTTCAGGGCGGCACCGTGCCACGCTGGCTGAGGGGCCTGTTCCTCAACTCCCCAGGCTGTGCAAAGGCACCACAAGGACACGGCTGCATTCAGCATTCAAGGCTGCTACAGGGTGGTGGAGCGAGAGGGGCTCCTCAGAGCCAGCCTGAACATGCCAGCCCCCGAGGCTGACTGCAGGCAAGCCAGCTTCCCCGGGCAGGCCTCCAGCCAAAGGCACTGAGGGCAGGCAGCGAGGACGCACCCCACCCAGGAACCCTCCGGCCGCAGGTTCACCGGACCCGCACCGTTCCTTCACCACCCCGCACCAGCGCGGCTGCTTGCCTACGACCCAGTAAAAGGAAACGCCGGCACAAACGGACAGCAACAGTGGATGTAGCTTCGGAGAGAACCTTCTCCTGACCAGCAAGCACGGGAGGGACATGCATGACTCCTTGCTTTTCCATTACTTTCAGAGGTATGGGCTGCTCGCCCGCTCCAGCTGCCACTGCCCATTGGTGGACAGTCCTTAGCTAGGCTCTGCCCTGGGCTTTTGGAAACGCAAGTGGAAGCTCCCCAGAAGAGAATGGGGCACCCGCCTGTGaacaagcagcaggagaaagtgAGAAGCCATGGAAGAGAGCCAGTTTCACGTGCCAGGTCTCTCCTGTGCCACAGACAGGCCAGGGCAAGGCCAGCGGACGCGGGAAGGGCGCTGCTGGGCAAAAACACCCCCCACAGATACAGCAGAAAGCACCAGCAGctcttgggagaagagaccaacctCCCTGTGCAGGGTGTGCAAACAGAGGGCAGAGCCACAGAGGTACTTACTatatgggaaggaaaaggaaaagtcagAAACCTGGATGTCATTGTGGGGGTTCCAGTCAGAATCATAAATAATGACTGTGTCGGCTGTAGCAAGGTTTATGCCCAGACCGCCAGCGCGGGTagagaggagaaagcagaaCTGCTGAGCACCAGGAGCTGAGAAAGACAAACCCACAGGTGGCAAACAGTGAGACAGAAAGGAGCGCAGCTTACGTAGAAAGGTGCAGTACCACGCTTTAGGGATAAAACCGATGGGACCATTGGTCTAAGCCAACCAGCGACAGGCAGGGAAGGCAAGGAGGGCAAATGCATCGTCCCTGGGAACTGGTGactggaggaaaagcagctccAGTGCCAAAGGGGAAGCTCTGTCGTCTACCAAGGCCTTGAAGGGAAACACAGGGGTCCCCCAAACTAAGCAGCCTGCCGTGGGCATGCTCAGGGCTCACTGAGGGACGCGTCTCAAGGGCTTCATGACGTGGTAGGAGCAGCCCGCGCTGTGCCTCAGGACGCGGGACCTGCCGAGCGCGGCACAACTGGCGTGCAGGCAACCACCTCCCCGCTGCCCAACTGTGGGCACAGCCGGCCGACCCCGGGCTGCCAAGCCACCCCGCAAGGCAGAAAGGCGAGTACCGTTAAACCTGTCTATGGCCTCCTGGCGCAGGCCGCCGGTGATGCCCCCGTCTATCCGCTCGTACTTGTAGCCTTCATACTCCAGGAAATCCTCCAGCAAGTCCAGCATCTTCGTCATCTGCAGGGCAAGGTGACgctggcaccagcagctctgcacagcctggctcCCCGCCTGCCCCGGGGACCTGCCCTGCGCCCGCTGcgcccctgcctgcagcctggagGCCATGGTGATGGCAGTACCAACAACAGCCCCATACGGCCGCAGGCAACTGCCAGAGAAGCAGGACTCGCGTCTCAtcttctgcaggcagctctgccagtgcaAGGGAATCATGTCTGAACGGCCCTCCCCACAGGGGAGCACTATTGCTGTTATCTCTTTATCCACAGGTaacagcagttttaaataaaatattacaggcAGTCCCTCGGGGGAAAAGCTGGGATGCAGTCCATCCATCCTGACTGCCACAGCTGCCACGCTATCTGGGGACAAGCTGCCACCAGCTCTTCCACCTACCTCTATCTGCTCCTAGCACAAAATCCTCgtacagaactaaaaaaatccttaacaaatttatttattattatttctaccCTACACTCACCTGGGAAAAGATCAGAACTCTGTGACCCCCATCCCGTAACTTCTTCAGCATCTTTTGGAGCAGCATCAGTTTCCCAGAAGATTTGACCAAAGAATTCCCATCGTAGGATCCATTGGGCAGAACCGGGGCCTCCTGTGAAGGCACCCTGGTTAGCCTCTTTGAGGGCAACGCTTGTTACCTCCACGGAGAAGTGCACAGGCATTTCAAAGCCAAAATCCTTGTACAGAACCACTCACACGAAAACCCACACCATTAACCCAAGCGAGACGATGGATACAGCCCCCATCGACAGCTCACACACAATATTCGGAGAAATGTCCCCACAGCACAAAGAGAGGTGACGTACCACTGCTGCCACGGGAAAGAGGTACGGGTGGTTACAGCACTTCTTCAGGTCCATCATGATGTTGAGCAGTGAGACCTGGTTCCCGCCACCTTTTGAATTCAGGGCTTCGAAATTCCTCGTCAGTATGAATTTGTAGTATTTCCTGCAGGAACGGGGATGGGACAGACACCCCTGTGAATTCAGCCAGCGGCAGGACTGGCATAAACAGGACTGTGCTGAATGAAACCCCACTAGCACCACTGGAGCTTCAAAAGGGACATCTGGaggtttttcaaagcagcagctcagcaccctcagCTCAGGGTCAGGTTTATTTGATTGCTCTGTGGACATCACAGTCCTGTAAGTGGGACGCACTTAGGGGCGCAGTGGCTAGGAACACTCCCCGCTGCTGGGTGTACACCCAGCCTTGTCCCGCCATGGTGGTAAGAAGCAACCCCCCTTCGCTGCAAGGCCCCCAGCCTTGGCAAAAGATGCTGCTGAAGCTAAGCCAGGCAGCCCGACACGAACAGAGCCAAGCAAGCATCCCCTGGCGCAGCAGTGATGCTCCAGGCTGACACCAAGCAAGCTGGCATCACCGGCTGCTGCCCCGGTGCCgacagcaggaggagaagggggcTCAGTGTCCGCGTCTTCTCGGTGCCCCCCAGCACTAGCAGTGCCACGCTGACAGCTTGCCGTGCATCAAACGCTTTCTGCTGAGCAGCCAGGACTGCACAGAGCCCAGTTTAACCAGGCTGAACACGCTCCCCGGTGCGACACGGAGcgctccagctcctcctgcagcaggccTGAGGACAGCGGGGGGCCTGACCTGTTGGGCCCCAGGGACGCCCCGCCGTGCTGCAGATGAGGTGGGGTGAGGGAAGCTGGCCACCCCACGGGAGCTGCGCTGGAATTACTCACTTCTGCATCTGGCTCAGCTCCACTCTCACGATCAGCTCTGTCTTGGCTGGCATGTTCTTGAACACATCCGCCTTGAGCCGCCGCAGCATGTGGGGACCCAACAGGTCATGGAGTTTTTTGATCTGGTCCTCCTTCGAAATGTCTGCAAACTCCTCCAGAAATCCCTCCAGGTTACTGTGGAAGCAGCCAGAACCACACAGCGCTGAGCAATAACAGGACACACCAAAGACATCTGCTTCTTTAAGACTTAAAAACAAGGGCAGAGTTCTTGTGGTATACAAGGAGATGACACTCCTGTGCCTGCAtccaagcagagcagaagccaGGCTGAGGAGCCGTGCTGAGGGCTGAGGGGAAATCCACGCTAAATGTGCCGAGGTCTGAACAATTCCCCAAAGTACCTCTGTCTGCTCAgagacagggaagagaaagcagGCGTCAGCTCCTCACTCTCAAATCTCCCAACCGATAGCAAGGCAACAGCCACCCACAGGACCCCAAAATCCCACGGGAATAAACCCGGGGTCACGTTAAAGGCATGCGTAGCTGTTATGACCACGGGGGCAACAggctttgctgcctgcctgctggtgcAGACCGGTGACATTGGCACAGCAGCAACTGGATATGGGGATATGGCGATGTGGCACAGCAGCCCCATACAGACAGGAGCCCTGGGAAATGGGAGAAGCTCTGCTGAGCCACCCCCCTACCTGGCGAGGGGCCAGGTCCCGGCCGTTTGTCCCTttcgggggtggggtggggggggaaccaGTGCAACTTACTTAAACCGCTCAGGAGTCAGGAAATTGAGCAGGTGGAAGAGCTCTTCCAAGTTGTTCTGGAGCGGTGTCCCAGTGAGCAGCAGCTTGTAATCAATCTTGTAGCTATTTAATACTCTaaagaactgggaaaagaaatgagaggaGGTGAAAAGAGCTCCAAGGAGCCGATTAGTCCCCTGGGGTATCTGCAGATTGTGCCCACAGAG
Proteins encoded:
- the CHD5 gene encoding chromodomain-helicase-DNA-binding protein 5 isoform X5, which gives rise to MRGPPGGRELLEDAENEEDVSEDDDGVLEGLDEFFAEEQVAVQKKKKSKKLKDSKAAKIKRRKKEGSNDEMSDNEEEIEEKSESEGSDYSPNKKKKKKLKDKKEKKPKRKKKDEEEDDNEDGVLKEPKSSAQLMEEWGLDDVDYVFSEEDYHTLTNYKAFSQFLRPLIAKKNPKIPMSKMMTVLGAKWREFSANNPFKGSSAAAAAAAIAAAVETVTVTPPLAASPQQAALPTVIRKAKTKEGKGPGVRKKIKGSKDGKKKGKGKKMAGLKFRFGGIPSKRKKGSSSEEEEREESDFDSASINSSSVRSECSAGLGKRGKRRRKKKRIEEGDGYETDHQDYCEVCQQGGEIILCDTCPRAYHLVCLDPELEKAPEGKWSCPHCEKEGIQWEPKEEEEEEEEGGEEEEDDHMEFCRVCKDGGELLCCDTCPSSYHLHCLNPPLPEIPNGEWLCPRCTCPPLKGKVQRILHWAWKEPPAAPLPPVLPTSDAELALPPPKVLEGIPEREFFVKWAGLSYWHCSWVKELQLELYHTVMYRNYQRKNDMDEPPAFDYGSGDEDSQREKRKNKDPQYAKMEERFYRYGIKPEWMMIHRILNHSFDKKGDIHYLIKWKDLPYDQCTWEIDEIDIPYYENLKHLYWNHRELMLGEDMRPLKKLNKKGKKLKEEKLEKPPETPLVDPTVKFDKQPWYIDATGGTLHPYQLEGLNWLRFSWAQGTDTILADEMGLGKTVQTIVFLYSLYKEGHSKGPYLVSAPLSTIINWEREFEMWAPDFYVVTYTGDKESRSVIRENEFSFEDNAIRSGKKVFRMKKEAQIKFHVLLTSYELITIDQAVLGSIEWACLVVDEAHRLKNNQSKFFRVLNSYKIDYKLLLTGTPLQNNLEELFHLLNFLTPERFNNLEGFLEEFADISKEDQIKKLHDLLGPHMLRRLKADVFKNMPAKTELIVRVELSQMQKKYYKFILTRNFEALNSKGGGNQVSLLNIMMDLKKCCNHPYLFPVAAVEAPVLPNGSYDGNSLVKSSGKLMLLQKMLKKLRDGGHRVLIFSQMTKMLDLLEDFLEYEGYKYERIDGGITGGLRQEAIDRFNAPGAQQFCFLLSTRAGGLGINLATADTVIIYDSDWNPHNDIQAFSRAHRIGQNKKVMIYRFVTRASVEERITQVAKRKMMLTHLVVRPGLGSKSGSMTKQELDDILKFGTEELFKDDVEGMVSQGQRIAMPDAVTAFSDTLSTKGGAVTPGMKKKHGGTPPGDNKDVDDSSVIHYDDAAISKLLDRNQDATDDTELQNMNEYLSSFKVAQYVVREEDGVEEVEREIIKQEENVDPDYWEKLLRHHYEQQQEDLARNLGKGKRIRKQVNYNDASQEDQDNQSEYSIGSEDEDEDFEERPEGQSGRRQSRRQLKSDRDKPLPPLLARVGGNIEVLGFNARQRKAFLNAIMRWGMPPQDAFNSHWLVRDLRGKSEKEFRAYVSLFMRHLCEPGADGAETFADGVPREGLSRQHVLTRIGVMSLVRKKVQEFEHVNGKYSTPDLILEGPESKKSSEIVSSDPNTPIPASPAHMHMGPVAFADKIETQLGFQEEKDQVEQKSRKVSDGQVPVSAEKVESEEHLESCDSKERPREEHQEESEKVEPSPEPLVKDEGIQEKEKPLEKLELNSSPGKGEDKEVKPEDAKAEEKEQSDTQQNGDKEEEEDGKKDDRNMNFRFMFNIADGGFTELHTLWQNEERAAISSGKIYDIWHRRHDYWLLAGIVTHGYARWQDIQNDPRYVILNEPFKSEIHKGNYLEMKNKFLARRFKLLEQALVIEEQLRRAAYLNMTQDPNHPAMALNARLAEVECLAESHQHLSKESLAGNKPANAVLHKVLNQLEELLSDMKADVTRLPSMLSRIPPVAARLQMSERSILSRLATRGGDPTGQQGSFGSSQIYNNNFGPNFRGPGPGGIVNYSQMPLGPYVTDI
- the CHD5 gene encoding chromodomain-helicase-DNA-binding protein 5 isoform X4, translating into MRGPPGGRELLEDAENEEDVSEDDDGVLEGLDEFFAEEQVAVQKKKKSKKLKDSKAAKIKRRKKEGSNDEMSDNEEEIEEKSESEGSDYSPNKKKKKKLKDKKEKKPKRKKKDEEEDDNEDGVLKEPKSSAQLMEEWGLDDVDYVFSEEDYHTLTNYKAFSQFLRPLIAKKNPKIPMSKMMTVLGAKWREFSANNPFKGSSAAAAAAAIAAAVETVTVTPPLAASPQQAALPTVIRKAKTKEGKGPGVRKKIKGSKDGKKKGKGKKMAGLKFRFGGIPSKRKKGSSSEEEEREESDFDSASINSSSVRSECSAGLGKRGKRRRKKKRIEEGDGYETDHQDYCEVCQQGGEIILCDTCPRAYHLVCLDPELEKAPEGKWSCPHCEKEGIQWEPKEEEEEEEEGGEEEEDDHMEFCRVCKDGGELLCCDTCPSSYHLHCLNPPLPEIPNGEWLCPRCTCPPLKGKVQRILHWAWKEPPAAPLPPVLPTSDAELALPPPKVLEGIPEREFFVKWAGLSYWHCSWVKELQLELYHTVMYRNYQRKNDMDEPPAFDYGSGDEDSQREKRKNKDPQYAKMEERFYRYGIKPEWMMIHRILNHSFDKKGDIHYLIKWKDLPYDQCTWEIDEIDIPYYENLKHLYWNHRELMLGEDMRPLKKLNKKGKKLKEEKLEKPPETPLVDPTVKFDKQPWYIDATGGTLHPYQLEGLNWLRFSWAQGTDTILADEMGLGKTVQTIVFLYSLYKEGHSKGPYLVSAPLSTIINWEREFEMWAPDFYVVTYTGDKESRSVIRENEFSFEDNAIRSGKKVFRMKKEAQIKFHVLLTSYELITIDQAVLGSIEWACLVVDEAHRLKNNQSKFFRVLNSYKIDYKLLLTGTPLQNNLEELFHLLNFLTPERFNNLEGFLEEFADISKEDQIKKLHDLLGPHMLRRLKADVFKNMPAKTELIVRVELSQMQKKYYKFILTRNFEALNSKGGGNQVSLLNIMMDLKKCCNHPYLFPVAAVEAPVLPNGSYDGNSLVKSSGKLMLLQKMLKKLRDGGHRVLIFSQMTKMLDLLEDFLEYEGYKYERIDGGITGGLRQEAIDRFNAPGAQQFCFLLSTRAGGLGINLATADTVIIYDSDWNPHNDIQAFSRAHRIGQNKKVMIYRFVTRASVEERITQVAKRKMMLTHLVVRPGLGSKSGSMTKQELDDILKFGTEELFKDDVEGMVSQGQRIAMPDAVTAFSDTLSTKGGAVTPGMKKKHGGTPPGDNKDVDDSSVIHYDDAAISKLLDRNQDATDDTELQNMNEYLSSFKVAQYVVREEDGVEEVEREIIKQEENVDPDYWEKLLRHHYEQQQEDLARNLGKGKRIRKQVNYNDASQEDQEWQDELSDNQSEYSIGSEDEDEDFEERPEGGRRQSRRQLKSDRDKPLPPLLARVGGNIEVLGFNARQRKAFLNAIMRWGMPPQDAFNSHWLVRDLRGKSEKEFRAYVSLFMRHLCEPGADGAETFADGVPREGLSRQHVLTRIGVMSLVRKKVQEFEHVNGKYSTPDLILEGPESKKSSEIVSSDPNTPIPASPAHMHMGPVAFADKIETQLGFQEEKDQVEQKSRKVSDGQVPVSAEKVESEEHLESCDSKERPREEHQEESEKVEPSPEPLVKDEGIQEKEKPLEKLELNSSPGKGEDKEVKPEDAKAEEKEQSDTQQNGDKEEEEDGKKDDRNMNFRFMFNIADGGFTELHTLWQNEERAAISSGKIYDIWHRRHDYWLLAGIVTHGYARWQDIQNDPRYVILNEPFKSEIHKGNYLEMKNKFLARRFKLLEQALVIEEQLRRAAYLNMTQDPNHPAMALNARLAEVECLAESHQHLSKESLAGNKPANAVLHKVLNQLEELLSDMKADVTRLPSMLSRIPPVAARLQMSERSILSRLATRGGDPTGQQGSFGSSQIYNNNFGPNFRGPGPGGIVNYSQMPLGPYVTDI